One window of bacterium genomic DNA carries:
- a CDS encoding SufD family Fe-S cluster assembly protein, translated as MPDLRKERAQAALHKQALYGPDIDLRQFSLTAPEEPYQKDLRQLPKEFSRQVLSAGIETGEKGRSGTYLQKNHSVLHCQIHQEGVEILNIDDALARYDWLGDYWWKMVPVDQDKYTAWAYLHPHHGYFIRALPEAKTTFPLQACLYIEQDNLVQNVHNIIIAEEGSELDIITGCAAHSGMKRGLHVGVSEFYVKKGARLTFTMIHNWAEQMDVRPRSAAAVGPSGIFISNYVSMKPIRSLQMYPATWLQGKDALARYHNILVATPGSELDVGSTVTLEAPGTRAEVVSRAISAGGKIWARGRLVGKAEDIKAHLECRGLILEEGGTIQAIPELEGHLPGIDLSHEAAVGKIAQEEINYLMARGLPESEAIAAIVRGFLTVDIAGLPGELQTELNRVIEESEKTLL; from the coding sequence ATGCCTGATCTGAGAAAAGAGAGGGCGCAGGCTGCCCTGCACAAACAGGCCCTGTACGGCCCGGATATCGACTTGAGGCAGTTTTCCCTGACAGCTCCTGAAGAGCCGTATCAGAAAGACCTTCGGCAGCTCCCGAAGGAGTTTTCCCGGCAGGTTCTGTCCGCGGGCATTGAAACCGGGGAAAAGGGCCGGTCAGGGACGTATCTCCAGAAAAACCACTCGGTGCTCCACTGCCAGATCCATCAGGAAGGGGTCGAGATTCTGAACATCGACGATGCCCTGGCAAGATATGACTGGCTTGGAGACTACTGGTGGAAGATGGTGCCCGTGGACCAGGATAAATATACCGCCTGGGCGTATCTTCACCCGCATCACGGATACTTCATCCGGGCACTGCCGGAAGCCAAAACCACCTTCCCGCTTCAGGCCTGCCTGTATATCGAGCAGGACAACCTGGTGCAGAACGTACACAATATCATCATTGCTGAAGAGGGGTCGGAACTGGATATCATTACCGGCTGTGCCGCCCATTCAGGAATGAAACGGGGGCTGCATGTGGGAGTATCGGAGTTTTACGTCAAAAAAGGAGCCAGGCTTACCTTTACCATGATCCACAACTGGGCCGAGCAGATGGATGTCAGGCCCCGATCAGCCGCAGCCGTCGGGCCTTCGGGTATTTTTATCTCCAACTACGTTTCCATGAAGCCGATCCGGTCGTTGCAGATGTATCCGGCCACCTGGCTGCAGGGGAAAGATGCCCTGGCCCGGTATCATAACATCCTGGTGGCTACCCCTGGCTCTGAGCTGGATGTGGGCTCCACTGTTACCCTGGAGGCACCAGGCACCCGGGCTGAAGTGGTGAGCCGGGCTATTTCAGCCGGAGGGAAAATATGGGCCAGGGGACGACTGGTCGGGAAAGCGGAAGATATCAAAGCCCATCTCGAATGCCGCGGCCTGATTCTGGAAGAGGGAGGAACGATTCAGGCCATTCCGGAGCTGGAAGGCCATCTGCCGGGAATAGACCTTTCTCACGAGGCTGCCGTAGGGAAAATCGCCCAGGAAGAGATCAATTACCTGATGGCCAGGGGGCTTCCCGAATCGGAAGCCATTGCCGCCATTGTCCGGGGCTTCCTGACCGTGGATATTGCGGGCCTGCCAGGTGAGCTGCAAACGGAATTGAACCGGGTGATAGAGGAGAGCGAGAAGACGCTTCTGTGA
- the pyrE gene encoding orotate phosphoribosyltransferase: protein MKTVKEMKERLLNLVLDRAFNYSEDKPFMLSSGKTSNYYLDCRKVTLIPEGMDCIGHLIFAMIRDLNIQGIGGLTLGADPIAYAVMSVAYQHQQNIKAFIVRKLKKDHGLQREIEGDLHPADRVVVVDDVVTTGQSTITAIERARANGLLVEKAIVLIDRQEENGLERIREAGVPVEALLSKQEIMNQYHLRRAD, encoded by the coding sequence ATGAAAACCGTGAAAGAGATGAAGGAAAGATTATTGAATCTGGTTTTGGATCGGGCCTTCAACTACAGCGAAGACAAGCCCTTCATGCTGTCCTCCGGGAAGACAAGCAATTATTATCTTGACTGCCGGAAAGTAACCTTGATTCCGGAGGGAATGGATTGTATCGGCCATCTGATTTTTGCCATGATACGGGATCTTAACATCCAGGGCATTGGCGGACTGACTCTTGGAGCAGACCCCATCGCCTATGCAGTCATGAGTGTCGCGTATCAACATCAACAGAATATTAAAGCTTTCATCGTCCGCAAATTGAAAAAAGATCACGGTTTGCAGCGGGAAATCGAGGGAGACCTGCATCCCGCAGACCGGGTGGTGGTGGTTGATGACGTAGTTACCACCGGACAATCGACCATCACGGCCATTGAACGGGCCAGGGCCAATGGCCTCCTGGTCGAAAAAGCAATCGTTTTAATCGACCGGCAGGAAGAAAACGGGCTGGAGCGAATCCGGGAGGCAGGTGTCCCGGTAGAGGCGCTGTTGAGCAAACAGGAAATCATGAACCAGTACCATCTTCGCCGGGCTGACTGA
- the ptsP gene encoding phosphoenolpyruvate--protein phosphotransferase: MLKGVGVSPGISIGKAFLLDRRKIKVEKFTIAGDMVEEEVARFMDALQKSREQLLQVKEKLTHDLGDQGHAHIVDVHILILEDEMLVNEAINIVREERVNAEWALRKVLTRFANIFDQIEDPYMKERKSDIEHVGQRILHNLVGEKMRSLDGFEEDVIVVAHDLSPADTAQMHRGRVIGFATDLGARTSHTAIMARSLEIPAVVGLENICTFVKTGDPIIIDGTDGVVIVKPTPEEFRDYLEKQRRFKYVIQELLKYTDQPAETLDGYKIEIMANIEFLDDIPHVLSRGAEGIGLYRTEFFYMNSPKLPTEEDHFRVYKRLAEQVSPRQATIRTLDLGGDKIESKLHVMDEPNPVLGLRAIRFSLKHSDLFRLQLRAILRASAYGKLRIMYPMISGIEELQQANLILAEVKDELSSEGIYFDEDIPVGVMIEIPSASITADLLAKEADFFSIGTNDLIQYSIAIDRGNEHVAYLYEPLHPAVLRLIKRTVEAGHSEGIPVGMCGEMAGDPLSTLILLGLELDEFSMNTASIPIIKQIVRSVRLEQATELAYKAMSFSTAKEIEEFVLREMSSKFPEFF, translated from the coding sequence ATGCTGAAAGGAGTAGGGGTATCACCAGGCATCAGCATCGGTAAAGCTTTTTTACTGGATAGAAGAAAAATCAAGGTTGAAAAATTTACCATCGCTGGTGACATGGTCGAGGAAGAAGTCGCCCGATTCATGGATGCCCTGCAAAAATCCCGCGAGCAGCTCTTGCAGGTAAAGGAGAAACTCACCCACGACCTTGGTGACCAGGGGCATGCTCATATCGTGGATGTCCACATTCTTATTCTCGAAGATGAGATGCTGGTTAATGAAGCCATAAATATCGTCAGGGAAGAACGGGTCAATGCCGAGTGGGCATTACGAAAGGTATTGACCCGGTTCGCCAATATTTTTGACCAGATCGAAGATCCGTACATGAAGGAGCGCAAAAGTGACATCGAACACGTAGGGCAAAGGATCCTGCATAACCTGGTAGGGGAAAAAATGAGGAGCCTCGACGGGTTTGAGGAGGATGTTATCGTTGTTGCCCACGATTTGTCACCAGCCGATACCGCTCAGATGCACCGGGGGAGGGTAATCGGCTTCGCCACGGACCTTGGGGCCCGGACTTCACATACGGCCATTATGGCCCGTTCGCTGGAAATCCCGGCAGTGGTAGGTCTGGAGAACATCTGCACCTTTGTCAAGACCGGAGATCCGATCATCATCGATGGGACCGATGGGGTGGTTATCGTCAAACCGACCCCGGAAGAGTTTCGCGATTATCTGGAAAAGCAGCGCAGATTCAAATATGTCATTCAGGAGCTTTTGAAATATACTGACCAGCCGGCCGAAACCCTGGATGGATATAAAATAGAAATCATGGCCAATATCGAATTCCTGGATGATATTCCCCATGTACTGAGCCGGGGAGCGGAAGGGATCGGATTGTACCGGACCGAGTTTTTCTATATGAACAGCCCCAAATTACCCACGGAGGAAGACCATTTCCGTGTCTACAAGCGGCTGGCTGAGCAGGTGAGTCCCCGACAGGCAACTATCCGCACCCTGGATCTTGGAGGTGACAAGATCGAATCCAAGCTGCACGTCATGGATGAGCCGAACCCTGTGTTGGGCCTTCGCGCCATCCGGTTCTCCCTGAAGCACTCCGACCTGTTCCGCCTCCAGTTGCGGGCAATTCTGCGGGCCAGTGCCTATGGAAAACTGCGCATCATGTACCCCATGATCTCCGGTATCGAGGAACTCCAGCAGGCCAATCTCATTCTGGCCGAAGTCAAGGACGAGTTGTCGTCGGAGGGAATTTATTTTGACGAGGACATCCCGGTCGGCGTAATGATCGAAATCCCCTCGGCTTCAATTACCGCTGACCTGCTGGCCAAGGAGGCAGATTTTTTCAGCATCGGCACCAACGATCTGATCCAGTATTCCATCGCCATCGACCGGGGAAACGAGCATGTGGCCTACCTGTATGAGCCGCTGCACCCGGCTGTTCTTCGATTGATCAAGCGCACGGTGGAGGCAGGGCACTCCGAGGGCATCCCGGTAGGGATGTGCGGAGAAATGGCAGGGGATCCGCTATCGACTTTGATTCTGTTAGGGTTGGAGCTGGATGAGTTCAGCATGAACACGGCTTCGATCCCGATCATCAAGCAGATTGTCCGTTCCGTCCGGCTGGAGCAGGCTACGGAGCTTGCCTACAAGGCCATGTCTTTCTCGACGGCCAAAGAAATCGAGGAATTTGTCTTGAGAGAAATGAGCTCTAAATTCCCGGAATTTTTCTAA